One Prosthecochloris marina DNA segment encodes these proteins:
- a CDS encoding energy transducer TonB: MRMNNRDERKANKRRFLTAFAISVFLHVLLVAGSFYLQYLTGLKRPQLKTIDVSLVTLPGPGSSEEVDLSDGPLSVPEPEPEPEPELEPEPPVEEPPVKPEPQKKPEPVKKAPKKIPDKPKKVEKKTLKEKPKEPEANVQENQTSDFERTLEKLRQKVQQGPPSNLYKRSGPGRFSSGDGDYGAPMGPYDRYLVNVVTIIRQNWSFTPQFIREKGDIKAYVALTINPTGTISDIMLDRGSVSSYFNDTVIKAIEASSPLPSIPENVSYKPIRIGLVFTPQGIE, translated from the coding sequence TTTTCTCACAGCCTTTGCCATATCTGTTTTTCTGCATGTTCTGCTTGTAGCTGGCAGTTTTTACCTGCAATATCTTACAGGGCTGAAGCGTCCACAACTCAAAACGATCGATGTGAGCCTTGTAACGTTACCAGGGCCCGGTTCATCTGAAGAGGTTGATTTGTCCGATGGACCGCTTTCTGTCCCCGAACCCGAACCAGAGCCCGAACCAGAGCTTGAGCCTGAGCCCCCTGTTGAAGAACCTCCAGTTAAACCTGAACCTCAAAAAAAGCCTGAGCCAGTAAAAAAAGCTCCGAAAAAGATTCCCGACAAGCCAAAAAAGGTTGAGAAAAAAACGCTTAAAGAAAAGCCAAAGGAGCCTGAGGCGAACGTTCAGGAAAATCAGACGAGTGACTTCGAGCGCACACTTGAGAAGCTCCGTCAGAAAGTTCAGCAAGGTCCTCCTTCCAATCTTTATAAAAGATCAGGGCCTGGGCGCTTCTCATCCGGTGATGGAGATTATGGGGCCCCAATGGGACCTTATGATCGTTATCTCGTTAATGTTGTGACAATTATTCGGCAAAATTGGTCGTTTACACCCCAGTTTATCAGAGAAAAAGGGGATATAAAGGCATATGTCGCTCTTACTATCAATCCAACTGGTACTATCAGTGATATCATGCTTGACAGGGGCTCGGTCAGCAGCTATTTCAACGATACGGTGATCAAGGCAATTGAAGCATCGTCTCCGCTGCCTTCTATACCGGAAAATGTGAGTTACAAACCCATACGGATAGGGCTTGTTTTCACTCCGCAAGGAATAGAGTAG